Part of the Desulforegula conservatrix Mb1Pa genome is shown below.
CGGATATATGTAGCATGCTTGAGAGAAGCCATGCAGCAGATATATGAGCAGTATGGAAGATGATTTTCGTCTCTTGATCCGGCGCACTGAACAAAAGCTATGCTCTGGGGAGCTTTGGAATCTGACGGACGCTGAATCTTTCCAGCTGTCGGACCATTTGAAGAAGCAAGTCTCTCAAGCATCATGTTGGTTATGATGTTCTCATAACGCCCAAAGCCCAAGTTGTCTATTCTTGCAGCATCATATGGCTTCCAGCCTGTTGCCCAGACAACTGCGCCTACTTTCAGTGTGAAGGACTTTGGCTCTTCGTCAAAGTTTACCGCATCACCGCAGACTTCCTTGATCTTGTTGGCGTCAGAGGTTCCGATGATGTCAGGGTCAACAACATACTGGCTTGGGAAAGCCATATTGCTGGCCATGTAAAGCCCCTTGCGAGTGTCCATTCCAAAGTTGAAATCATTCGGAAGCTCTGTTTCAAGAGCCTGCGCTGCTTCGAGGAATTTTACATTCGCTCTTTCACTCACATATTTCGGCTTTACAGTCACAGTTACGCTGTAATCGCCTGGCTTTCCATCCACGCTGTCAACTTCTGCGAGGGTGAATACCTTGATGTTGGGGTTGTCCTTGATCCTGCGATAGTTAATTTCAAGACCGCAGGAAGGCGGACACAGCTTAGGGAAATATTTGTTTAGCTGGGAAACTCTTCCGCCGAGGGATGCTTCCTTTTCCACCAGGAAAACCTCATACCCGACTTCAGCAGCTTCGATGGCGGCGGTAAGGCCGCTGATTCCGCCACCTACAACCAAAATACTTCCGCTCACCGGGGTGCTATTGATTGCTTGTGTCATCCTAAAAATCTCCGTGAATTAAAGTTTTCAATCATTTCACGTAAATTACGCAAAACCGTAAACTTGCCGGCAAAGGACAAAAAGCCCTGTGCCCTGATTCATAAAGGCTTTAACGGTTTTAAGACCCCAAAGCCCTTAAAAACAAGGACACACGGCAAATATTTAAAAGCCGGTGTGCTCATCTATGAAAAACCTCCAGACGCCTTCTAACTGGCGCCTGGAGGCAATTCAATTCATATCTCTAACCGGGCAGAATTATGCAGGGATAATTCTGTGGTAAGGAGCTTTTCTCATGGTCCACTCGTTGGTCTTCTTGTTGAAGGTCGAGTTAACAAAGCAGAACCAGTTTTCATCATCCTGACCCATGAAGTCAGTTCTGTAGTAGAAGCCAGGGAAGCGGCTTTCCTGACGGAACAGGATGTGACGGCAATGTGCTTCTACAGTGTAGATACGATGGAAGATTTCCCAGCAACGCATAAGTTCATGAAGGTCGCCAGCTGCAAGGAATTCACAGTCTTCCTTCATCATCTGGAAAAGTTCCATAAGATGATCAAGAGCAGACTTGTTGGTCTGATAGTATGTAGCGACGCCAGCACCATATTCGTTGGTAGCTTTCATCATACGCATAGTCATACCAGCAGGTTTGCAGTACTTAGGGTTAACGTCTGCTGCAGTAGAGTAATCTTTGTGAGCAAACCAAGTCTTAACCGGTTTCCAAACCATGTCAGCTGCTTCCTGAGCTGTCATTTCTGGCTCTGGCTTGAAGTTTGGATGATCTTTTACCCACTTAACCATTACTTTACCAAGGATACGGCCTTCAGCATGTGAACCTGAAGAGAACTTGTGACCTGAGCAGCCAACGCCGTCAGCAGCAGTGAAGAGACCCTTAACGGTGGTCATCTGCTTGTAAACCTTACCATTGTCGCCCCACTTGTAGTCTTCTGGAACCCAGTCTTCGTTTGGACCGGAAACCCAGATACCACAGCAGCCTGAGTGTGAACCCAGGAGGTACGGTTCGGTTGGCATGATTTCAGAGTCTTTCTTTTCTGGCTCGGTGTTAGTTGCGCACCAGAGGTTCGCCTGACCGCAAGTCATGTCAAGGAAGTCTTCCCAAGCTTCTGCTTCAAGATGCTTAAGTTCTTTCTTGTCCATGGTTTCACCAAGCTTCTGAAGAGCCTTGGAAGTAACCATCATGATTGGGCCACGACCTGCTTTCATTTCGAAAAGCATGAGGTGGTTACGGAGACAGGTAGGAGTGATCGGAGCTGTTCCGTATGGAGCATATTTTGCAAGTTCGTCTTTAGAAGACTGAGCAGTTGCATAGTTTTCGCCCATGGAGTTTTCAAGGTGAGCCTTGAAAAGAAGGAACCATGCACCAACAGGACCGTAACCATCTTTGAAACGGGCTGGGGTGAAACGGTTTTCCATCATGGAAAGCTCTGCACCAGCGCGAAGAGCCATGGTGTAGGTAGAACCAGCATTCCATACTGGGTACCATGCACGGCCTTTACCTTCACCAACTGAACGTGGCTGGTAAATGTTAACCGCACCACCGCAAGCTACCATTACTGCGTTAGCCTTGATGTAGTATACTTTGTTTTCACGGGTAGAGAAACCAACCGCACCAGCGATTCTGTTTGGCTCATTCTTGTCGTTGAGGAGTTCAACGATGAATACGCGCTCAAGGATGTTCTCTTCGCCAAGAGCTTTCTTTGCTGCTTCAGCAACGATTCTCTTGTAAGACTCACCATTGATCATGATCTGCCATTTACCGGTACGAACTGGCTTAGCACCTGCCTTGAGAGTGCCGAGCTTAAGGCCCTGCTTACCATCAAGGTTCTTGTTTGCTTCGTCTTTTTTCCAGATTGGGAGTCCCCATTCTTCGAAAAGATGAACAGAGTCATCAACGTGACGGCCAAGGTCGAAAATAAGGTCTTCGCGAACGATACCCATAAGGTCGTTACGAACCATACGTACGTAGTCGTCGATTGCGTTGTCACCAATGAAGGTGTTGATAGCGGAAAGGCCCTGAGCAACAGCGCCTGATCTTTCCATAGCAGCTTTGTCAACAAGAAGGATCTTCGTGTTGTCATCTGCCCATTTCTTTATTTCAAAAGCAGTACCGCAAGCTGCCATACCGCCGCCGACGATGAGTACGTCAACTTCTTTTTCAACTATTTCAGGAGCCTCAATACACTTGAGTTCGCCTTGTGCCTTGTTTGGTAAAGCCATTATATCCTCCTATGGATAGGAAAATTTTGTTTCAAGTTTATCCCAGACTAACAGTCAAGATTTTCCGGACTATTTCTTCCAGACTGCTGGCTCTTTAGGAGCTGCAAGAGTAACGCCTTCTGCTTCTTCATTGAAAAGAAGTTCGCTTTCGAGATCCTTGCCTTTTGCGCCAAGGTATGCGTTAGCTGAACCTTCAGAAGTGGTTCTGATTGGGAACTTGAAGCGTTTGATAACGCCATTACGGAACTTACAGGTCCACATGATGTCTTCAGTACCCATCATTGGAACAAGGTCGGAACCCATTGGTACGAAGTCTGAGTATCCACGTACACCGATCGCCTGGTTTGGACAAATTTTAATGCAGGAAAAACACTCCCAGCATGCATCTGGCTCCTGATTGTAAGCCTTCATGGCTGTTGGATCAAGAACCATAA
Proteins encoded:
- a CDS encoding CoB--CoM heterodisulfide reductase iron-sulfur subunit A family protein, producing MTQAINSTPVSGSILVVGGGISGLTAAIEAAEVGYEVFLVEKEASLGGRVSQLNKYFPKLCPPSCGLEINYRRIKDNPNIKVFTLAEVDSVDGKPGDYSVTVTVKPKYVSERANVKFLEAAQALETELPNDFNFGMDTRKGLYMASNMAFPSQYVVDPDIIGTSDANKIKEVCGDAVNFDEEPKSFTLKVGAVVWATGWKPYDAARIDNLGFGRYENIITNMMLERLASSNGPTAGKIQRPSDSKAPQSIAFVQCAGSRDENHLPYCSYICCMASLKHATYIREQNPEAKIYIYYIDLRTPGYRYEKFYNKLKEDKNVFFIKGKVAEVDEDVNGNIKVLAEDAVTGEKKWNTVDMAVLATGMQPAYSDNMPKADLKLDENGFIINDFVKGGMFACGCANKPADVVSCTQNATGIALKAIQTLVRR
- the aprA gene encoding adenylyl-sulfate reductase subunit alpha yields the protein MALPNKAQGELKCIEAPEIVEKEVDVLIVGGGMAACGTAFEIKKWADDNTKILLVDKAAMERSGAVAQGLSAINTFIGDNAIDDYVRMVRNDLMGIVREDLIFDLGRHVDDSVHLFEEWGLPIWKKDEANKNLDGKQGLKLGTLKAGAKPVRTGKWQIMINGESYKRIVAEAAKKALGEENILERVFIVELLNDKNEPNRIAGAVGFSTRENKVYYIKANAVMVACGGAVNIYQPRSVGEGKGRAWYPVWNAGSTYTMALRAGAELSMMENRFTPARFKDGYGPVGAWFLLFKAHLENSMGENYATAQSSKDELAKYAPYGTAPITPTCLRNHLMLFEMKAGRGPIMMVTSKALQKLGETMDKKELKHLEAEAWEDFLDMTCGQANLWCATNTEPEKKDSEIMPTEPYLLGSHSGCCGIWVSGPNEDWVPEDYKWGDNGKVYKQMTTVKGLFTAADGVGCSGHKFSSGSHAEGRILGKVMVKWVKDHPNFKPEPEMTAQEAADMVWKPVKTWFAHKDYSTAADVNPKYCKPAGMTMRMMKATNEYGAGVATYYQTNKSALDHLMELFQMMKEDCEFLAAGDLHELMRCWEIFHRIYTVEAHCRHILFRQESRFPGFYYRTDFMGQDDENWFCFVNSTFNKKTNEWTMRKAPYHRIIPA
- the aprB gene encoding adenylyl-sulfate reductase subunit beta — encoded protein: MPSFVIAEKCDGCKGGEKTACMYICPNDLMVLDPTAMKAYNQEPDACWECFSCIKICPNQAIGVRGYSDFVPMGSDLVPMMGTEDIMWTCKFRNGVIKRFKFPIRTTSEGSANAYLGAKGKDLESELLFNEEAEGVTLAAPKEPAVWKK